The proteins below come from a single Aegilops tauschii subsp. strangulata cultivar AL8/78 chromosome 6, Aet v6.0, whole genome shotgun sequence genomic window:
- the LOC109775066 gene encoding disease resistance protein PIK6-NP-like — protein sequence MEGALVSAATGALRPILGKLSTLFGDEYKRFKSVHKEIKSLTLELAAMDAFLLKMSEEEEPNVQDKVWMNEVRELSYDMEDTIDDFMKHAEDKDTKPDGFIEKIKSSIGKMKARRQIGSEIPELKKQIIEVGDRNERYKSRETIFKAHEASSYTRNAVVDPRALAIFEQASKLVGIDKPKVEIIKLLTEQEGCVSAKKQLKLVSITGCGGMGKTTLANQVYQDLKGKF from the coding sequence ATGGAGGGGGCTCTGGTGAGTGCAGCGACCGGGGCCCTGAGACCCATCCTCGGGAAGTTGTCCACCCTGTTTGGTGATGAGTACAAGCGATTCAAGAGTGTGCACAAGGAGATCAAGTCCCTGACTCTTGAACTCGCTGCCATGGATGCTTTTCTCTTGAAGATGTCGGAGGAGGAGGAACCCAATGTGCAAGATAAAGTTTGGATGAATGAGGTGCGAGAGCTTTCTTACGACATGGAGGATACCATCGACGACTTCATGAAACATGCTGAGGACAAAGACACTAAGCCTGATGGCTTTATAGAGAAGATCAAGAGCTCGATAGGGAAGATGAAGGCCCGCCGCCAGATCGGAAGTGAGATCccagaattgaagaagcagatcATTGAGGTTGGTGACCGGAATGAAAGATACAAGTCTCGAGAGACCATCTTCAAAGCCCATGAGGCTTCCTCCTACACTAGAAATGCAGTTGTTGACCCTCGAGCTCTTGCCATCTTTGAGCAAGCCTCAAAACTCGTCGGAATTGATAAACCCAAGGTTGAGATAATCAAACTATTGACTGAACAGGAAGGTTGTGTGTCAGCAAAAAAACAACTAAAGTTGGTCTCTATAACTGGATGTGGAGGAATGGGCAAGACAACTCTTGCAAACCAAGTGTATCAAGATCTCAAAGGGAAATTCTAG